ATGGACATGGGCGATCCGGCAGATGACATCTCGGTTGCCACTGTAGTGGCAACGGTGCCGAAGACACTTGAGGACATCATACTCGTCTCAGAGCTAGAAAATCATGTCAAAATCGAGGGGTTTAAGGGTGCGGTCCCAACTGTGTCTCCTTAGAGTGGGTCAAAAAATCAATTTGAGGTGGGCTTTGGCTCTGGTAATGTCTTTCACACCAGGGATCCTAAAATGACAACTACAAAGGCTGAATCTTCCAAGGGTGCCATGGTTTTGTACAATTCAGATGGGGATGTGAAGGAGTATTGTCAGTGGTCATGTTCCAAACTGTCCAGTCCTCGGGGCATCAATTGAGAGTTCTGGGAGGCACCTATCCCATTGAACTTTGTACACCCGATTGAAACCCAGGCTTCGGAATGGGTTCTCTATAAAGTTTAGGAGATCCAATGTTGTGTTGGGATTGTATGTAATGGTTTTGAAGACCAATTTATTGCCTTACTTGCAGCTGTTGAGGCTGGACAAAGATAAGCTAGCCTTGATGGCGAGCTCAACTCAGCTAAGAAAAGAGCTAGGGAGCTCAAACGGCTTAACTAGACAGTTAATGATCGGGCGAGTGAAAGGAGTTCAATCGTGGGAGAGCAAAGGGAAGGGCAAAGGAGATTGTACAATGAagccaaaaatcatttcttggaGTATAAGGAGGCTGAATGAGACGGCAAAGCGCCTCACAATTTGAAATCAACTATGAATATGGCGAGGTGACATTatatgtttacaagaaacgAATTTGAGTTTTTCTCTTTAAGCATCATTAGGAGTTCATGGGCATGTAATCAAGTGGGTTGGCACTATCTACCCTCCAATGGAGCATCGGGAAGCATtctagtgatgtgggataaacgAGTGGTGGAAATGGTGGAGGATGGCATGGGGGATTTCACGGTGGCTTGCTCGTTTAAGAATGTTGAGGATGGCTTCTAGTGGGTCTTCACAAGTGTCTACGGTCCTAATATAGATCAAGCAAGAAGACAATTATGGGATCAGTTGGTAGGGCTATGTAGCATCTGGGATATGCCTTGGTGTATtggggtggttttaggctatGTTTGAATGTCAAGATCATCTCAACACATCTCAAAGTATTATTAATGGGACCCACTACTTTTTaaactttccataaaaagttaagctcatctcaacctacttcatacattcaaacacatctcaatgaaGCCCACaaacactactattcacagatcaactCAGATCATCTAAGATCACCTCAGCATCTAAATGCAACCTTAATGTCACTCATTTCACGAGGGAAAGATCGAGTGGTTCCAACTACAATTCAGCAATGGTAGACTTCTCTAACTTCATTTTTTACCAAGATCTATTAGACTTGCAAGTGGTTCCTTCACTTGGTCGAGCAACCATGAACATCCTTCTTGCCTTCTTAGTCAAGGATCGATAGATTCTTGGTTTCCTCGGATTGGGAAACCCACTTTCCAAACTTCATTCAAAAGCATCTTCCCCGACTATGTTTAGACCACTTTCCCATCCTTCTTTGACTGTGGAGGACTACACCGAGGTCCAAGGTACTTCAAATTCAAGAGCATGTGGCTGAAATTTGAGGGCTTTATTGACCAAGTTAAACAGTGGTGGACTTCTTATCAATTCCATAGAACTCCAAGTTATATTTTGGCATGTAAATTGAAGGCACTTAAAAAGGATTTGAAGAGCTGGAATGAACAGATGTTTGGTAAAGTGGAAGGCCAGAAGAAACTACTCTTGGAGGAACTTAAGGGTCTAGAGATCATACTGGGTGTAAGGGAAATGTTAGAAGTGGAAAGGGCTTGCAAAACACAAGTGTCTGTAGAACTTGAGAGGGTTTCCCTCATGGGAGAGATATCTTGGAGACAAAAGTCAAGAGCTCTATGGTTGAAGGAGGGGGACAAATGTACCAAGTTCTTCCATCTTGGAGACAAAAGACAAAAGTCAACGCCATTGATACATTGTTGGCGGATGGGGTGACTATCTCTAACCAAACTAAGATCAAGGATTACATTGTCAACTACTATGAGAATTTGCTTTTGGAACAATTTTCTTGGTGATCGAAATTAGACAGATTTACCTTTGATACTATCGACCCACAAGTAAAAGGGTGGCTCAAGAGGCCTTTTGAAGAAATAGAGGTTTAGAAAGTCTTAAAAagcatggggggggggggggggggggggggggggggggataaaGCTCCGAGTTTGGATGGCTTCACTATGGCATTCTATCAGTCTTGTTGGGAAGTGGTAAAGGGTGGTATTATAGGAGTCTTTCAAGAATTCCATGAAAATGGAAGGTTCGGAAAAAACCTCAATGCaactttcattgctcttattATAGCTCTTATTCCAAAAAACTTAGGAGTGGTTAAGGTTAAAGATGTCTGGTAGTAGACTCAAGTCGGGAGAGCCGGGGCTTCTTTGCAAACTATATATGGAAAAGACCTATGATCGAGTAAATTGGATTCTTACTATATATGCTCAAGTGATGTGGTTTCAGGATGAAGTGGTGCTCATTGATCAAACATTGCATCTCTACTGTACACTTCTCTATCTTGATTAATGGCACAACAAGTAGTTTCTTTCAAAGCTCACTGGGACTGAGATAGGGAGATCCCTTATCtccattattatttgttttcgcAATGGAAGCATTTAGAAAAATGATCTACGGGGTTGTGGAGGATGGTTTTATATCCGGCTTTTCAGTGGGGGAGGCAAATATTGGATCTCTCAATATTTCTCATCTCTTATTGCCAACGATaccatgttattttgtgaagcCAACCTTGATCAGTGCATTGAGGGCTCTCCTTCTATGCTTCGAAGTTGTTTCTGGATTGAAGGTGAACTTGGGCAAATTAGAGGTAGTTTCGGTGGATTAAGTGCATAATGTGGATAGTATGGCTTCTATCTTAGGATGTAAGATATCTAACTATGAAATATCTTGACCTCCCATTGGGTGCTCATTACAAATCAATATCCATTTGGAATGATGTACTATAAAAGATGGAGCGGAAACTTGCTAGTTAGAAGCATACGTACTTGTCCAAATGTGGCAGAGTTACacttatcaaaagtaccctCTCCAACCTACCGACTTATTTCCTCTCTTTATTTCCGCTTCCATCAAAGGTGGCTCACCAATATGGCAGGATTTCCTATGGGGAGGGATGAATGATGTGTTCAAATTTCATCTAGTAAAACGGGCCATCGTTTGTTCCCCAATTTTCAAATGAGGTTTGGGTATCCGAAATTTGTAGCTTTTTAACAAGGCGTTGTTGGGCAATGGCTATGCAGATATCCCATAGAACATGAAGATTTGTGGGGAACAGTTTTAGACTCGAAGTATAGTAGAGCgtggggaggttggtgctcgAACAAGGTGAGTGGATCCCATGGGGTGGGGCTCTGGAAGCACATTCAGCGTGGATGGATTGAATCTTCTAGTTTTACATGTTTGATGTAGGTGATGAGTCCCGAACCAAATTCTGGCGTGATATATAGTGTGGTGAATGGTGATAAGGCACTTAAGGAAGCCTTTCCAGACTTCTTTGGCATAACAAGAATGAAGGAAACCTCGATTGCAGACCTCCTTGACCAATCTAGCAGCACTCCCCAATGGAATATCACATTTCTTAGAGCTGtccatgattgggaagttgaaGCAATCtatgaattttataatctaatatattttgttcttaTGAGGGGGGAGGTGAAGACAGCTTTTTTGGTGACCCTTGGCGAAAGAAAAGTTCACGGTATGCTCCTACCAATCCATCTCTAAGCATAATGTAAATCCATTTTGGTGGAAGAGCATTTGAACGACATCcttctttgtatggacaacttttttggggaagattctcacTATCAACAACCTAAGGAAACGACAAATCATGGTACTGGATTTGTGTTGTTTGTGTAAAAAGAGCGGAGAATCCGTCGATCATCTACTAATACATCGTGAGATTGTCACGACTTCGTGGAATGACTTTTTGCTAGGGTGGGTGTAGCTTGGGTGATACCAAGAAGGGTGATCAACCTCTTAGCTTCATGGAGAGGTCTCAAAGGCACTTCTCAGATTGCtgcaatttggaagatggttccgaTTTGCTTCATGGAGAGCGGTCTcagaatattcttttttaacacCTTGTTCCAatggtcgattgtaatagattttaatggcatgaccATTCATGAATTTCTTATAACACTAGAACATCACTcttaggtgttgctcttgtattaTGACCCTTGTACtggggcttttgcctattcctcttcgatcaataaaatcttatttaccgataaaaaaacaTCCAATAAGTATAAAGGGTGAAATATCGAAAGAAGTGAATCTCGGTAGTGACCAGATGCAGTTCCAGGTTGTTTTTCCTAACAGATTATTGCATTATACTTCTAAGAACTCTTTGAGAGATGAATGTAGGACTCATAAGTTAAGAActtaaacatataaaaaaagacAAGCTGAGAGCTTAAGAACTTCAGTTCTCAAGTAAGATACTTCTTTCATGGCTTCATAAGTGATTCTTGCTCATGTTCTAGCAAGGTGAATTTATGTTTGGTTAAGGAATTTAAGCAAATGAAAGTTGACAACCTAGGTAAGTGGATTTGATTAATCTAGACATTGTAAAATGCCCTGATAACTTTTAAGAAAACTTTACTTGAAACTTTCTATTTGGGCTgctttactattaaaaaaatactatgatCACAAAATgtcttgaaaatttgaaatcatttcacgaaaaaatatagattgaaccattttatgttatgtttaagAAATGCATGTATGATAATAGGACAGCATCCAGACTTGAAGAAATATGCATATCTTGccatatctataaaaaaatatgcaagtcTTGCCATgaaaattcatatattaaagGATGATTTTTGTGATGATGCTTATGACTTCATGAAATGTGCaaatttcatattattcataaaaaaaaaaatgtgcaaatgTAATATGCTTTGAACTGCAAGGGATGTGAATTTGCATGCACCTAGGGGTGACAAATCGTCTTAACGAGTCGTGCCAAATCGTGTATATTATACGATATGAGTCAACCCGAATATGACCCGTTAGGCTTAATGGGTTAGACTTCCAAACCCTAACACAACCCATTAaaataacgggttgacacgacacgaccagTTTTGACccattatgaattaattaaaaatatattgacatGACCCGTGTGAACCCATTTATGTAAATGGGATGAATTAACCCAAATAATCTATTTGACCTGATTATCATAATtccacataaaagttaaaatcacaatatctcccaaaaatataaaactaactacataagtccaaaattacaatccaaacaataaaaacaccaaaattaaaATCCAGAGGAAGTGTGGGAGGTGGTCGTGACTTATGAGAACTGACTCAACTAAGAActaagagagagtgagggtCTAAGGACTGAGAGAGAGTTAGGAAATACGAAATTTAACGGGTCACTAACAGGTTAAGTAGATTGACCCGTTAATGAATCGTGTCTCaacaggtcaacccgttttgaccagAACCCGTTAATATCAAACCCAAACCCGCTAAATTTGTGTCGTGTTCATGTTGGGTTAAAGGTTCGTGTTACATATTGCCACCACTACATGCACCcaagtgaaagaaaaattgatataaaagaAGTGAGCACCTTATTGTAGCCCTTTGGCAATTTGAGGAATTGGTAATGATGTTTTTGGAATCAAAGCTTATGAGCGAGGCCTTCCTTTCTTTAATGGGGCCATTCATTGCAGCCACTACAAAGGCTGTGTGGTTAACGAGGATGGCTTTCTGAGTGGACCATAAGAGAATGAAGTTGGGGCTAATAAGGGAGCTCATTCAAAAGAATGATGTTTCTTCTTAAACGGGGGATGGGAAAAGTTGATCCCAGAGGTTGGATTGCATAACTTAGTCATATAGGGTCAAAGTAGTATAACCACAAGTGAAATGGCTTAGGGATATTTCACATGAATGTTCTCCCCACTTAGCTCAAATATGAGATTACGAACTCAAGTTGTTTCTCAAGTTCAGCTAAAATGACTTTTGTACAAATTATGGcctctcgtttggttacacaaaccatctcatctcatctatctaatcattacaactttctcaaactcccacacaaaatataataagcaacttaactttttccaatcccaaaacaaaaattatattaaaaaattatattataataatattttattcaaatttcaattttcatctcatttcatttgtgtaaccaaacaaggccaaTATGTCAACACAAGGAAAAATGTTGGCGTGATATACACTAGTTTGTGGTTTCAAACTTCTTAATGTCAATGACTATGACACAATATGGCTTATTTAATAGTTGCTGAATTTTAGTGATATCATTGGGAATTGCTATTCTATGGGAGGTTAGTTTGTGGTTTCAGACTTCTTAATGTCATTGGTTATGATACATTATGATTTATTTAATGGTCGGTGGCTTTTAGTATTCTTTATGTTACATGAAATTGATCTTATGCACTTAGTGATCTGCttatgaaagaaagaacaattGACTTATGAAAATCATATGGTAGTTATTTACTCACAATCCCATTTTTAAGAAAGCATCATTCCCTTAATCCCATGGTTTCAGGGTGTGACAGCGGGGCGGGGCAGGGCTGGGGGAGGGGACCTCTTCCCTAGCTAGACAAGACAAGTTCTATCGATTGCAATGCATCAACTAGTGGAATGTAACACAGTACATAAATATCCCTTGATGCGTACCGCATGAATTCGGagatcaatttgtgagattatagTGCCTGTTACAGTACTGAAATACTGAAAAACCTAAAAGACAAGTGAAATTGCATTGAAGGGTAACGCTTGTTTCCGAGGGAGCTAGGTTGCCAACTAAGATGAAGAAACATAAGTACAGACCCGGCAAAGCATTTGGAGCAAGAAATGCAAGgtactaatttttaaaaaatgatatgcCTATGCAACGTTCCACAATCACATCAATCTTTGAGAACTTGGCCATGCCTCGGAAGAACGTGTTGTGCATCAATCAATTAatcatctattttaatttatatttccaaaaattcgaagaaatttatattactttaatttataattccagaaaattgaagaaattgataacaataattaaagggGGATTTGAATTAAAAGAACTTACAGCAAAAGCAACGATAGCCGAAGAGAGGGCAAGAAAGCCATACTTGGCCATGCCTTCGGAGAGGCCAACGAAGGTGTTTGCTATCCCAAACATAATCCTCCAGAGCAAAGCACAAACTAAAAGTCCTCCGGCCCCAATGAGAATCAGAGAGTTTCTCCTAAAGAAAGCCTCAATTTGCAACCCAATAGCTTCGCGATAGCGGGAGAATGTGGAAGTAAGAGCTGTGGCGGGCTTGTCCCAGAAAACCCTTTTGCCCAGGTTCGAATTCATGGAGAATAACCTAACCCCAAACCCAGCACCAGATATAGGGCTATGAGCTGGTTTAATCGTGAAAAAAAGCAAGCTTCTAGTAGATAAAGACGATGTGTTAGGATTGACGGCATTTGAGGAAGTGGGCCTCGAATGGAATTGAGAGATCATGGAGGTCCTTGAATTGACGGGTGAAAGAGAAGACGAGTAAGCTCGAACAGAAGAGGCAAAGACATAATTTGGATTTGAAGAAGACAAAGGGGAGCGAATTGATTTTGACAGCTGACTGTAGTGAATAAGCCTGACAAGACCACCTCGAATCACTCTGACCATGGGTTCTGACATTTCTATTCTCCTACTATGATAATATGCAACACAGAAACTCAAGTCTCAGCAATATCCCCAAATATAGTAGATGACAGAGAAGAAATAGAAACGAGCTTCTTCTCGTCTTATTAACGCTTTCTTATTCCTCTGCGATAGAACTAGTTTTACACAATATCATAAACTTGCAGATGCTCTCAGCTCAGAGATAGTAACACATACAAACGGATCCCACGCAGACGTGGCacacgtctttttttttttagctagGCTAAGGACCAGCCGTGAACAGCTGATCCGTAACACACCTTAGCtggtattaaatattttttttttcctttctttctctaaAACAGACCACATCTCTCAGTTGgcactaaaatatatatttttttcctttctttctctaaACGCTGACTACATCTATCTCTTGTCAGTACTTCTCTCTcgcatcagctctctctctctctcgtctatGACTCTCTCATCAAACTCTCTCACTCATCACATCTCTCTCACTCCTTAGATCTCTATCTCTCATCAACTTCATCTCAGTTGCCGAAGTTGAACCGAGGAGGATCAAAAGAGTTATGGCAGGAAGGAGAGGCATAGTTGGGAAAGCCATGAGAGCTGAgaccgagagagagagcgctATAGACAGAAATGGAGAGTTTTATTCAACAAAAAATGTTATCACAAAATGGTGGCGAATATGGACAAGattgttttttagattttagtcaACAGATGTGAGTTGTCTGCCAAAGTAATAAACAATCCGGCCCAGAAATCTCTTGGGTATAATATATTCCATGGCATGGAACTCGAACTTACCAAATTCAGCagagagaaataagaaaaaaagaagtggaAAGAGAAATCAGAGGGAACGGGAGGAGTTTTATTATAGGGTgtttttggtaattttatttgatCCACGTAAGGTGTGTTGCGACTACTCTCCAAACAGGGGCTGCTccccatcttttttctttttttctttttttttatctccaacatctatttttctcattttttttccttccttctccCCTTCTACCCTCCTCCCTCGAAGGCCACTCTCCTCACTGCCAGCCAACAACACACGGAAGTCCCCTCCTCCACCACTCTCCTCACTGTCAGTCGACAATCGTGACCCTCCCATTGCAGCCATCTTTCTGGCGTCAACCCAGTACTACTGTCGCCCATAACCCCAAATTACGATATATGATGCATGAAAAGTTTAACTTGGGATGTGGATGTTGAGAAGAGTGAGAAGGGGGCCAAGAATTTTGTCTTGGAACTTGGATCCCTATTGAATGTTGGTAGACTAATTGATGGGTATGTAGCGGAAATTGCACGTGATTGAAATCTCACGCTCTCTAGTTTTATTGATTTAGCTTAGATGATTCCTGGATCAACAATACCTATTCATGATGGATTATACAAAGCCATCAACATCTGTATGAAGGTAAGATGTTATTATGccatgcattttaattttgccCATCTTTTCAACTCTACCAGAATAATAATTGAGCCCGATATGCACAAAGGAACAGTTTCCCCGCTGCCCATCCTGCCCACCCCCGCTGCCCATCCCTTTGTCGCTGACAACGCCATGTATCTCTCTCTTGAAATTAGGTGCTCAGTTGGGGCTTCGAATTTCCACATTTAAATTATGTGCTCAGTTGGTTGATTTGTGTATACAAATTTTGTATACAAATTGGAACCGGTTTCTGGATTGTGATTTTAGCATTAGATGCTCAGTTAGTTGATTTGTGTATACAAAGTGTGTActgtttttcataattttcagtgTTTTTCATGTTGCATATTTGCAAGAAATTCCAAAACTCTTATTATATACTTGTTTCTTCTGGACACTGATAAATATGAAACGTACTCACAGTCAAGTGAGGGTAGAGGGGTTGGAGACTCTTGACTACCTTGACAATTGAATCTGAGGTGAgactttttatgtttatttttaattggttGAGATGTGGGAATCTTATCCTCTGGGAAGTGACTGCTATTGCCTATTGCAAACACTTTAAGGCAGTCGGCATTGAGTGGAATAGAACTTTTGAACATTTTGTGGACAAAATCTTTTTGGTGATAGAAAATTAGGAAGAAAAACGAGGTACTTATAATAAGGTAAACTTTGTTGTTAAACAAGGTACTTATAATAGAAAGACTTTTGATTGGATTAattgcttctttttcttctttttcctctggACACGTTCCATGTTTTCTCATTTCTTGGCAGGTGGATTGagtttatctaaatttcttggACGTAATTGCTGTTTTTTCTCAGAATGCCAACCGTGTAACCTTTTGTCTGCATTGAAAAACTAGACTGAACCAAGAGAGTTTTCTTCTCAAAAGGCATAGTACCAGCAATAGTTGATGCAGAATACAAAAAGATGCTTTGCATTGATGCAACAGCAGTAAAGAAACCAGTCACCTTAAAAACAGGTGAAGAATACAAACAATAGACTGTTTTTTGTGGTGGTGGCTACCATTGTTACTGAATTGCTGGAAACCTGGCTCTTGAGCAGAAGTTGATGAATCAGTTGTAATGTACTTTGAGTTGTAATGTTAGCAGTTGTAATGTACTTTGAGT
Above is a genomic segment from Juglans microcarpa x Juglans regia isolate MS1-56 chromosome 1D, Jm3101_v1.0, whole genome shotgun sequence containing:
- the LOC121255676 gene encoding uncharacterized protein LOC121255676, with protein sequence MSEPMVRVIRGGLVRLIHYSQLSKSIRSPLSSSNPNYVFASSVRAYSSSLSPVNSRTSMISQFHSRPTSSNAVNPNTSSLSTRSLLFFTIKPAHSPISGAGFGVRLFSMNSNLGKRVFWDKPATALTSTFSRYREAIGLQIEAFFRRNSLILIGAGGLLVCALLWRIMFGIANTFVGLSEGMAKYGFLALSSAIVAFAGLYLRSRSTVNPDKIYRMAMRRLNTSAGILEVMGAPLTGTDLRAYVMSGGGLTLKNLRPHFRSKRCFLIFPVQGSERKGLVSVEVKNKKGQYDLKLLAVDIPMASGPDQRLFLIGDEEEYKVGGGLISELRDPVVKAMAASKEFDDLDQIEEEEDAERERQEGERRHQEEIEKLEKGGSH